A region of Thermococcus argininiproducens DNA encodes the following proteins:
- the ftsZ gene encoding cell division protein FtsZ, with the protein MVFKILEQAGINLDINNNDDKIQETLSDLDVSKAFIKIAIIGIGGSGNNTITRLYELGVEGAELIAMNTDAQHLARTKAHRKILLGKNITHGKGSGGNPRIGYLAAEASRDEIADVVRDVDLVFLTAGMGNGTGTGAAPVVAKIIKEEARNGGRIQEPLIVSVVTYPFRNEGTKRIEKAKAGIQALLKYSDTVVIIENDKLLELVPKLPISAAFRFADEIIARMVKGITETIMLPSMVNIDFADVYSVMKNGGAALIGIGESDSNRRAVDAINNALNNKMLEVEFGSGESALVHFTVGPDVSLGEINDAMQIVYEKLGAKSEIKWGARIDKELGKVVRAMVIMTGVRSPHILSSDIHALSEEDNIIISNPIDRRINKDSELENLFDRVSGEKKRSVGANPIVERILDGAIDYDLS; encoded by the coding sequence ATGGTGTTTAAGATATTAGAACAAGCCGGTATTAATTTAGATATAAATAACAATGATGACAAAATCCAAGAAACCCTCAGTGATCTAGATGTCTCTAAAGCTTTCATTAAAATAGCAATAATAGGCATTGGTGGCTCTGGGAACAATACTATCACAAGACTTTACGAATTAGGCGTAGAAGGAGCAGAACTGATAGCAATGAACACTGACGCTCAACACTTGGCAAGGACAAAAGCACACAGGAAAATTCTTCTTGGAAAGAATATAACTCATGGAAAAGGATCTGGTGGAAACCCAAGAATAGGGTATTTGGCCGCAGAGGCCAGTAGAGATGAAATTGCTGATGTTGTTAGAGACGTGGATCTCGTATTTTTGACTGCTGGAATGGGTAATGGTACTGGAACTGGAGCAGCGCCGGTAGTTGCAAAAATAATAAAAGAAGAAGCTAGAAATGGTGGGAGAATTCAAGAGCCACTCATTGTAAGTGTTGTGACATATCCATTCAGGAATGAAGGAACAAAAAGAATCGAAAAAGCAAAAGCTGGGATACAAGCCCTGCTTAAATACTCTGATACTGTAGTGATAATAGAAAATGATAAACTTCTTGAACTTGTACCAAAATTACCGATCTCCGCAGCATTCAGATTTGCAGATGAGATAATAGCAAGAATGGTCAAAGGTATTACAGAGACAATAATGCTCCCTTCTATGGTTAATATTGATTTTGCCGACGTTTATAGTGTTATGAAAAATGGTGGAGCAGCGTTGATTGGAATTGGTGAGAGTGATTCTAATAGAAGGGCTGTTGACGCAATAAACAATGCACTAAACAACAAAATGCTTGAAGTTGAGTTCGGAAGCGGCGAATCTGCACTAGTTCACTTTACAGTCGGACCAGATGTCAGTCTTGGAGAGATAAACGATGCGATGCAGATAGTCTATGAAAAGCTTGGAGCAAAATCCGAAATAAAATGGGGCGCGAGAATCGACAAAGAGCTTGGAAAGGTCGTTAGAGCAATGGTTATAATGACAGGAGTTAGATCTCCACACATCCTCAGTAGTGATATACACGCACTTAGCGAGGAAGACAACATAATAATATCAAATCCAATAGATAGGAGAATAAATAAGGACTCAGAACTCGAGAACCTCTTTGACAGGGTTTCGGGTGAAAAGAAAAGAAGTGTCGGAGCAAATCCAATAGTTGAGAGAATCTTAGACGGAGCTATAGATTACGATTTAAGTTAA
- a CDS encoding FAD synthase — protein sequence MMEKKKIRVVTGGVFDILHVGHIHFLQHAKELGDELIVIVAHDKTVEERKGRMPINSMYERAEVLKALKMVDDVVIGEPDCISFELVKKLNPDIIALGPDQNFDINVLKEELKKNGINAEVIRIPYSYKSDIAKTSKIIQKIVEIFCE from the coding sequence ATGATGGAAAAGAAGAAGATTAGAGTGGTTACAGGTGGAGTTTTTGATATCCTACATGTGGGTCATATCCATTTTTTGCAGCACGCAAAAGAACTTGGTGATGAACTTATAGTGATAGTGGCACATGATAAAACTGTTGAGGAAAGAAAAGGTAGGATGCCTATAAATTCTATGTATGAGAGAGCAGAGGTCTTAAAGGCTCTTAAAATGGTAGATGATGTGGTTATTGGGGAACCTGATTGTATAAGTTTTGAGTTAGTTAAAAAGCTAAATCCCGATATTATTGCTTTGGGACCAGATCAGAATTTCGATATTAATGTTCTTAAAGAAGAGCTGAAAAAGAATGGTATTAACGCCGAGGTTATAAGAATTCCCTATTCCTACAAAAGCGACATTGCCAAAACTAGTAAAATAATTCAAAAAATAGTAGAGATATTTTGCGAGTGA
- a CDS encoding RNA-binding protein, with protein sequence MKIKHPLSKKEVKRIIEDMSKIFGDEVAKKLISKNDQVLIGEFDKKTQILFVNKKPRFIKREDLIFPLVIALYEISNVEDLRKWKRRVVVDQGAVPYILNGADVMAPGIVDADEEIKEGDFVFIVEEQYGRPLAIGIALLDGKTMKEKKKGKAVKVIHHAKDKIWELTVL encoded by the coding sequence ATGAAGATAAAGCATCCCTTAAGTAAAAAGGAAGTTAAGAGGATAATAGAAGATATGAGTAAAATTTTTGGAGATGAGGTGGCAAAAAAGCTTATATCTAAGAATGATCAGGTTCTAATAGGAGAATTCGATAAAAAAACTCAGATACTCTTTGTTAACAAAAAACCGCGGTTTATAAAGAGGGAAGACCTTATTTTTCCCTTGGTTATAGCCTTGTATGAAATCTCAAATGTGGAGGATCTGAGAAAATGGAAACGTAGAGTAGTTGTGGACCAGGGAGCAGTACCTTATATTCTAAATGGGGCTGATGTCATGGCTCCAGGTATAGTAGATGCAGATGAAGAAATAAAAGAGGGGGATTTCGTTTTTATTGTAGAGGAACAATATGGGAGACCTTTAGCTATTGGAATAGCTTTATTAGATGGAAAAACTATGAAGGAAAAGAAAAAAGGAAAAGCTGTGAAAGTGATACATCATGCAAAGGATAAAATTTGGGAGTTGACGGTGTTATGA
- a CDS encoding DUF4443 domain-containing protein — MDWKRGAYPEFKMEDVLITLFLVKTPKGRKQISEELSLGEGTVRTLLKKLAASGLIESQQKGHFLSEKGIKVVNEISTLFSEPVEIEPIEGFPACALIVKNPPEFKSIELRDEAIRFFAKGAMILLCSKGEVIFPEDRRPLKDTLPEIDREVKRLPLKDGDLVVITWAESRTSAIKSAIHVAVVLKGDLLPSEIRKLAE, encoded by the coding sequence ATGGACTGGAAGCGAGGTGCATATCCTGAGTTTAAAATGGAAGATGTTCTCATCACACTCTTTTTGGTGAAGACTCCAAAAGGTCGTAAACAGATTTCTGAGGAATTAAGTCTTGGAGAAGGTACTGTTAGAACCCTTTTAAAGAAACTTGCTGCTTCGGGCTTGATTGAGTCCCAACAAAAAGGTCATTTTCTGAGTGAGAAAGGAATTAAAGTTGTAAACGAGATTTCTACTCTTTTTTCAGAACCTGTTGAGATAGAACCTATAGAAGGCTTCCCTGCATGTGCTCTCATTGTGAAGAACCCTCCTGAGTTTAAGAGTATAGAGTTGAGAGATGAAGCTATTAGATTTTTTGCGAAAGGAGCCATGATTTTACTATGTTCTAAGGGAGAAGTGATATTCCCTGAGGACAGAAGGCCCTTAAAGGACACACTCCCTGAGATAGATAGAGAAGTGAAGAGATTACCTCTCAAAGATGGAGATTTAGTCGTAATAACATGGGCAGAAAGTCGAACAAGTGCTATTAAGAGTGCTATTCATGTAGCGGTGGTTTTAAAAGGAGATTTGTTGCCCAGTGAGATCAGAAAACTGGCGGAATAA
- a CDS encoding RNA ligase, producing the protein MVSSYFKRLLLDLGISEERIEMLEGKGGIVEDEFEGIKYLRFKDSAGNLRRGTVVFDHHNIILGFPHIKRVVQLEKGIKRVFKMKPFYVEEKIDGYNIRVAQIEGRVFAFTRGGFICPFTTERIEDFVNMEFFKDYPNLVLCGEMAGPESPYLVEGPPHIKEDIQFFLFDIQEKKTGKSISVKDRIKMAEEYGIPSVEVFGMYNISKIDELRQLIEELSTQRREGIVMKSPDMKKIIKYVTPYANINDIRIGARVFFELPHGYFMQRIKRLAFYLAEEKIRDADFERYATALGKALLEPFVESIWDVGGGEEIAEMFTVRVKHIETAYKMVSHFERLGLKIHIEDIEETSNEYWKITFKRVYPEATREIRELWNGHAFVD; encoded by the coding sequence ATGGTGAGCTCATACTTTAAGAGGCTCCTTCTTGATCTTGGAATTAGTGAAGAAAGAATCGAGATGCTTGAAGGGAAAGGGGGAATAGTAGAAGATGAGTTTGAGGGCATAAAATATCTCAGATTTAAAGATTCAGCCGGTAATCTAAGAAGAGGTACCGTGGTTTTTGACCATCATAATATCATATTGGGCTTTCCTCACATAAAGAGAGTTGTCCAGCTGGAGAAAGGTATAAAAAGAGTATTTAAAATGAAGCCGTTTTACGTGGAGGAAAAAATAGATGGGTACAATATCAGAGTGGCTCAAATTGAGGGAAGAGTATTTGCTTTTACAAGAGGGGGTTTTATATGTCCCTTCACTACAGAGAGGATTGAAGATTTTGTGAACATGGAATTTTTCAAAGATTACCCTAATTTAGTACTTTGTGGGGAGATGGCAGGGCCTGAAAGCCCCTATCTTGTTGAAGGTCCACCCCATATAAAGGAAGATATTCAGTTCTTTCTCTTTGATATTCAAGAGAAAAAGACTGGCAAATCAATTTCTGTGAAAGATAGGATAAAAATGGCAGAAGAATATGGAATTCCAAGTGTTGAAGTTTTTGGGATGTATAATATTTCAAAGATAGATGAACTTCGACAACTTATAGAAGAGCTCAGCACGCAACGCCGAGAAGGGATAGTAATGAAGAGTCCCGACATGAAGAAGATAATTAAATACGTAACGCCATATGCAAATATAAATGACATACGAATTGGAGCACGGGTATTTTTCGAGCTACCACATGGATATTTTATGCAGAGGATTAAACGTTTGGCCTTTTACTTAGCAGAAGAAAAAATCAGAGATGCAGACTTTGAAAGATATGCAACTGCTCTCGGAAAAGCACTTTTGGAACCATTTGTGGAGAGTATATGGGATGTAGGTGGTGGTGAGGAAATAGCAGAGATGTTTACTGTGAGAGTAAAACATATTGAGACTGCATATAAGATGGTCTCACATTTTGAGCGTCTTGGATTGAAGATTCATATTGAAGATATAGAGGAAACATCTAATGAGTATTGGAAGATAACATTTAAGCGAGTTTATCCAGAAGCTACAAGGGAAATTAGAGAACTCTGGAATGGACACGCATTTGTAGATTGA
- a CDS encoding tRNA-binding protein, whose product MWDTSKDYRLLVAEKAVELFLKTVEGAKFKGKWDKKKAIQLAKEMIPELQAMRYSYLEPSELTETPQMKELVKKAQGIIEALGGEEWYIKFLELADKHEKEKLEESIAKIRFFLNTIMGLNKRLKFGKINDPVIAVDIRVGEVMSAGKHPNADKLLVCNVNLGDRAITVVTNDLSVKEGHKVAVALLPPANFRGITSEGMFLGAGEGVLKDVKGDVGGLPKGVPLEAFKETRNLVEAFLKG is encoded by the coding sequence ATGTGGGACACGAGTAAGGATTATCGCTTACTTGTAGCAGAGAAAGCAGTGGAGCTTTTCTTAAAAACAGTTGAAGGAGCGAAATTTAAAGGTAAGTGGGACAAGAAGAAAGCAATACAGCTTGCTAAAGAAATGATTCCTGAACTTCAAGCTATGAGGTACTCCTACTTAGAGCCCTCTGAACTTACTGAGACTCCCCAAATGAAGGAACTTGTAAAAAAAGCACAAGGGATAATTGAAGCACTTGGGGGAGAGGAATGGTACATTAAATTTCTAGAACTGGCTGACAAGCATGAAAAGGAAAAATTGGAAGAATCTATTGCAAAGATAAGATTTTTCTTGAATACTATAATGGGCCTGAATAAAAGGTTGAAATTTGGAAAAATAAATGATCCTGTAATTGCTGTTGATATAAGAGTTGGAGAGGTCATGAGTGCTGGTAAACACCCAAATGCAGATAAGCTTCTTGTATGTAATGTAAATCTAGGTGATAGGGCCATTACAGTAGTAACAAATGATTTAAGCGTAAAAGAAGGTCACAAAGTCGCTGTAGCATTACTCCCTCCTGCAAACTTTAGGGGAATAACAAGTGAGGGAATGTTTTTAGGGGCTGGTGAAGGCGTTTTAAAGGATGTAAAAGGGGACGTTGGAGGACTTCCAAAAGGTGTTCCTTTGGAGGCTTTTAAAGAGACTAGGAATCTCGTTGAAGCATTTTTGAAAGGTTGA
- a CDS encoding DHH family phosphoesterase produces MQGKIKLKRFLNEAEERNYTFLLLCHHNADPDSLGSAIAFSRYLTSRGLKNKIGVAQSVSSYAKRLLQFAEVEKDPEVGEDVVVIFDTSSIEQLEPIKIPEGKYVVVIDHHAEKESPINADIWIVDSSRTSTAEIVWELLNYLGFYDEISARVILAGIVTDTANFRYANSKTFKTVFSILEKFNIHMGEVYNLVLPVTDENIDQAKRIAILKACQRMEIRKVKNYIIAISKISAYESLACKIFLQLGADVAIVGSEKKGVRISARAKEHLVKKGLHLGKLMERVGPIIDGSGGGHSGAAGANGKKNLDDAVKFLVKEIETFLKNLG; encoded by the coding sequence TTGCAGGGGAAAATAAAGCTCAAAAGATTTCTAAATGAAGCAGAGGAAAGAAATTATACCTTTTTACTCCTGTGTCATCATAATGCCGATCCAGATTCTCTGGGTAGTGCTATTGCTTTCTCAAGATACTTGACCAGTAGAGGACTGAAAAATAAAATTGGGGTTGCTCAAAGTGTTTCATCTTATGCAAAGAGACTTCTCCAATTTGCCGAGGTGGAAAAGGATCCAGAGGTTGGGGAAGATGTTGTAGTGATTTTCGATACTTCCTCTATTGAACAGCTTGAGCCAATTAAAATTCCTGAAGGGAAATATGTAGTGGTTATTGACCATCATGCTGAAAAAGAAAGTCCTATAAATGCGGATATTTGGATTGTAGATTCTTCTAGGACATCTACTGCTGAGATAGTATGGGAGCTTCTTAATTACTTAGGATTTTATGATGAAATTTCGGCAAGAGTCATTTTAGCAGGAATAGTTACAGATACTGCCAACTTTAGATACGCAAATTCAAAGACCTTCAAAACGGTTTTTAGCATTCTTGAAAAGTTTAACATACATATGGGGGAGGTCTATAATCTTGTTCTTCCTGTTACCGATGAAAACATAGATCAGGCAAAGAGAATTGCCATCCTGAAGGCCTGTCAACGAATGGAAATTAGAAAAGTGAAGAATTATATAATTGCGATTTCAAAGATTTCTGCCTATGAATCACTTGCGTGTAAAATCTTCCTTCAGTTGGGGGCTGATGTTGCGATTGTAGGGAGTGAAAAGAAAGGGGTTAGAATCTCAGCTCGTGCTAAAGAACATTTAGTTAAGAAAGGACTTCATCTTGGTAAGCTTATGGAGAGAGTAGGCCCAATTATAGATGGTTCTGGAGGAGGACATTCTGGAGCTGCTGGAGCAAACGGAAAGAAAAATCTTGATGATGCCGTTAAGTTTTTAGTGAAAGAAATCGAAACTTTTCTAAAGAACTTGGGGTGA
- a CDS encoding DUF3194 domain-containing protein encodes MKRVVHIGLPELTEEKLIEVGELAQEAVIDYIFKYLTRSEVKDIEVTARINREDTLDLELEVYLEVPIFVKVDVDTLVDEAIENAYKKVEKRLMEIAGENKAQKISK; translated from the coding sequence ATGAAGAGGGTTGTCCATATAGGTCTCCCTGAGCTGACAGAAGAGAAGTTAATAGAAGTCGGAGAACTGGCTCAAGAAGCCGTGATAGATTATATCTTTAAGTATTTGACTAGAAGTGAGGTAAAAGATATTGAAGTAACAGCAAGAATAAACCGTGAAGATACCCTTGATCTGGAGCTTGAAGTCTATTTAGAGGTTCCAATATTTGTGAAAGTAGATGTGGATACTCTAGTAGATGAAGCTATTGAAAATGCGTATAAAAAAGTTGAAAAAAGGTTGATGGAAATTGCAGGGGAAAATAAAGCTCAAAAGATTTCTAAATGA
- a CDS encoding prefoldin subunit beta: MQNIPPQVQALLGQLESYQQQIQLVIQQKQRIQVELNDARKALEEIEKSEDESPIYKTVGTLIVRSTKSKALGELNEKIETLEVRLKALERQEQKLNEKIKELTQQIQSALRGGIAG, encoded by the coding sequence ATGCAGAATATCCCACCACAAGTGCAGGCGTTGTTAGGGCAGTTGGAGAGTTATCAGCAACAGATTCAACTTGTTATTCAACAAAAGCAACGAATTCAAGTTGAACTTAATGATGCTAGAAAAGCTCTTGAGGAAATTGAGAAGAGTGAGGATGAGAGTCCAATATACAAAACAGTCGGTACCCTAATAGTCAGATCAACAAAATCCAAGGCTTTAGGAGAACTCAATGAGAAAATTGAGACTCTTGAAGTGCGTTTAAAGGCCCTAGAAAGACAGGAGCAAAAGCTCAATGAGAAAATTAAAGAACTCACCCAACAGATTCAAAGTGCTCTTAGAGGCGGTATTGCTGGTTGA
- the pcc1 gene encoding KEOPS complex subunit Pcc1: MSKIRGSIEIEFPNEEVARVVYESVLFEHKTVPYRRSKLDFSLNGSKIIINFVADDNSALRGTINSYLRWIKVALEITEL, encoded by the coding sequence ATGAGCAAAATAAGAGGCTCAATTGAAATAGAATTTCCAAATGAAGAGGTTGCAAGAGTTGTTTATGAGAGTGTTCTTTTTGAACATAAAACTGTTCCTTACAGAAGGAGTAAACTGGACTTTTCTCTAAATGGATCCAAAATAATAATAAATTTTGTGGCAGATGATAATTCTGCTTTAAGGGGTACAATTAATTCCTATCTCCGGTGGATTAAAGTTGCCCTTGAAATCACCGAGCTTTAG
- a CDS encoding ribosomal biogenesis protein → MMLITTSHRPTRRTRSFGHDLERIFPNSTYLTRGKKTIQDLLVEAYDRGYERLLIINVWKGNPLKMTFIKVSPDDWGYMGYLYLHGIKLQREIGFRNIRLIREEMPFIVTTAKRVDLDHIIFGQVFAELTNGKFIPRNDRNLQYIADKYNTDVLGVIERHPRGMAVNFYRFDVSKDKPVGPLISVKIWIMEDGRRWDYKEKLGIKRSEGT, encoded by the coding sequence ATGATGCTGATAACAACATCCCATAGGCCTACAAGAAGGACAAGAAGCTTTGGACATGACTTAGAGCGTATTTTTCCAAATTCTACCTATTTGACTAGAGGTAAGAAAACTATCCAAGATCTTCTTGTTGAGGCTTATGATAGAGGGTATGAGAGGCTATTAATTATAAATGTCTGGAAAGGGAATCCTCTTAAAATGACTTTTATTAAGGTTTCTCCCGATGATTGGGGGTATATGGGTTATCTCTACCTTCATGGCATTAAACTTCAAAGAGAAATTGGGTTTAGAAACATTCGTTTGATCAGAGAGGAAATGCCATTTATTGTAACAACGGCCAAACGGGTGGATCTTGATCATATTATTTTTGGTCAAGTATTTGCTGAGCTCACAAATGGCAAGTTTATACCCCGTAATGATAGAAATCTCCAGTACATAGCTGATAAATACAATACTGATGTTCTTGGTGTTATAGAACGTCATCCAAGGGGAATGGCGGTGAACTTTTATCGTTTTGATGTCTCAAAGGATAAACCAGTGGGGCCATTGATAAGTGTTAAAATATGGATAATGGAAGATGGTAGGAGATGGGACTACAAGGAAAAGCTTGGCATCAAGAGGAGCGAGGGCACATGA
- a CDS encoding DNA-directed RNA polymerase subunit P, with translation MVEALYRCAKCGKEFKMDLAVVREIRCPYCGAKIIYKPRPKVGRRVKAI, from the coding sequence ATGGTGGAAGCATTATACAGATGTGCAAAATGTGGAAAAGAATTTAAAATGGATTTAGCGGTTGTTCGAGAAATTCGCTGTCCTTATTGTGGGGCCAAGATAATTTACAAGCCCAGACCTAAGGTGGGCAGACGGGTCAAAGCAATTTGA
- a CDS encoding 50S ribosomal protein L37Ae, which produces MPRTKKVGSAGRFGPRYGLKIRRRVAAVEEKMRQKHTCPVCGRKAVKRISTGIWQCQKCGATFAGGAYLPATPAGRIAKRGVSSL; this is translated from the coding sequence ATGCCAAGAACTAAAAAAGTCGGATCAGCTGGAAGATTTGGACCAAGATACGGTCTTAAGATTAGAAGAAGAGTGGCTGCAGTAGAAGAGAAAATGAGGCAAAAACACACCTGTCCAGTATGTGGAAGAAAAGCTGTTAAGAGAATAAGTACAGGAATATGGCAATGTCAAAAGTGTGGTGCCACATTTGCTGGAGGAGCTTATTTACCAGCCACACCGGCTGGAAGAATTGCTAAGAGGGGTGTCTCAAGCCTATAA
- the rrp42 gene encoding exosome complex protein Rrp42, whose translation MEVMASIMKDHILQLLKEEKRIDGRGLEDARPLTIETDVIEKAEGSALVKLGDTQVLVGIKVDLGEPFPDLPNMGVITTNVEFVPLASPTFEPGPPDERAIELARVVDRGIRESQAIDLEKLVIVPGKLVRVVFIDVHVLDHDGNLLDASGIGAIAALLSAKIPKVEYNEETEEVTTLDEYEKLPVTKIPIPVSFAKIGNTLVVDPNFEEEQVMDGKLTITTDENGYISAVQKSEGGSFKLEEVVYAVDTAYKKAEEIREKILEAIKKE comes from the coding sequence ATGGAAGTAATGGCATCAATAATGAAGGATCATATCTTGCAGCTTCTAAAAGAGGAGAAGAGAATAGATGGAAGGGGATTGGAGGACGCTAGGCCCTTAACGATTGAGACAGATGTTATAGAAAAAGCAGAAGGTTCTGCTCTTGTAAAACTTGGAGACACTCAGGTACTTGTTGGCATAAAAGTTGATTTGGGTGAACCATTCCCAGATTTGCCAAATATGGGTGTAATAACCACTAACGTTGAATTTGTCCCATTAGCTTCACCCACTTTTGAGCCAGGTCCACCCGATGAGAGAGCAATAGAACTCGCAAGAGTTGTGGACAGAGGAATAAGAGAAAGCCAAGCAATTGACCTGGAGAAACTTGTCATAGTTCCTGGAAAACTTGTTAGAGTAGTCTTCATAGATGTTCATGTGTTGGATCACGATGGAAATCTTTTGGATGCCTCAGGAATTGGTGCAATTGCGGCATTGTTGAGTGCAAAGATTCCGAAAGTAGAGTATAATGAAGAAACTGAGGAAGTTACAACACTAGATGAGTATGAAAAACTTCCAGTAACAAAGATCCCAATTCCAGTAAGCTTTGCAAAGATAGGAAACACCCTAGTTGTGGATCCAAACTTTGAAGAAGAGCAAGTTATGGATGGAAAGTTGACAATAACCACAGATGAAAATGGGTATATCTCTGCAGTTCAAAAGAGTGAAGGCGGGAGTTTTAAGCTTGAAGAAGTAGTGTATGCTGTAGACACCGCATACAAAAAAGCAGAAGAAATTAGAGAAAAAATCCTTGAGGCAATAAAGAAAGAATAA